Below is a genomic region from Haliotis asinina isolate JCU_RB_2024 chromosome 14, JCU_Hal_asi_v2, whole genome shotgun sequence.
GTCTGCAAGAAAGAGTGGTCGATGATAGTGACGATGAAGATGACAGGTTGATATGGCTTATGAGATGTTGTATATGTGATATGTTTCTAGCTTATTTAACAATTTGGCTGttgtataaaaataattaattcatATTTGCAAGTTCTGTCAATCATTGAACCGTGCTGAATGAACTAATCAACCCAAATCATCCAACTGATATTAGTGTTGACCCTCTTCACAACTCCTGGTCCAAAATGTCTATCTTCAGTAGCCTTTGTCAGTTTGTCAGATTAATTATGCTATAGAACCATGTTGTAGAGTAAAACTTTTCACTGCTGTAATGGAGAGATCATTTTTATCTGTAAAATGTGTGATGTCCACCAATCATCATTGCCATATGTGACGACGACCATGCAGATTAGCTTGAACATGTTGGCATTGTATACAGTAAGTTGTGTCTGTATTTTTTACAAGCATATGACAAGTtttgtgggcagtgaagtgagTAAAATACTGGTTttaaccaaatatttcattgatcATTGTGAAGATATGACTGGAATCATGGCTGAAAACATGGtaaatattattaataatacaagattttgtctgtttgattgGAAATGGTATTCACACTTTTGCACACATTTAACTCTATGTCCATACTCACAGAGTTGCACGTCATCGCCGGGAGGTCATCGAACCTGAGATCATTCAGTATATGtctgaggatgatgatgatcgaGGCCGTGGTAAGGATGAAGAAGAAAGCAGTGAGGAAGAGGAGGAACTAGATGATGAGGTAAGAGCTGGGATTACTTGTGTCCAATCTTTCTATTTGATAGTTATGGTATAATTCTGTTCATGTGTCATAACATGTGTTTCATCCTATTTGTGAGCATGGAAAAGTTGATGACAGGCAGAAATGACACTTTTTAGTTTGTGGCTCTGGCATCTTAATGAGGCAAGGGAAGTGTTTGGAAATGGTACTAGTTTCTTATATgaggtacatatatatgtaagcAGGTAGcacattaaaaataaaaatgagaaGATGTGCGTGATATGTCAATGCTGTCACTTCGCACTGCAGAATCTAATGGTGACTTTAAAACATTCCGATGAATTGGTGGTACAAAATTCAGTATGAACATAATGAAGGCTGTAACCCCACCTTAGGTTAGTGacctacctttagttgttggcaatTGGTagcctgtttatattgtattgtctataGTTTTAGATTTACatgttagttttacgcctttatgtttgtgatattctagttgtttttacTACCCTTCATCAAcatctttttatgttttttgttcaTTTATCATAAATGTATGTTAACTTGTTTTAGACATGATGTGGCTGAAGTGCTGCCAATGTGacttaaaatattaactcagtcaGTATGAACTAATTTTTGGTCTCTTCTATAGTAATGTCAGAGTTAACTGTAATGAAAGTTGTATGTAGATAgatgtgttttgattatgacaAAATGGCAAAACTTCTTGCGTTTCAGGAAATTGAGCGCCGTAGAGCTTTGTTGCGGCAGCGGGCGCTGCAGAGAAGAGAAGATGAAGTGGAGGTATGTGTAGGAGAGACGTTCTTAACATAGAAACATATATGATGATGTTTGAAACCAACCTACCAGTATATAATCTAAGGTCCATGGGACCGCCCGAGAGAGTCTACATTAACAGTTAGCCAGCCCATTGTTCTGGTAAAAACTTGAATAAATTCAAGATATTTTAAAAtctattcatattttttaaattgagCATTACATTTAGACTTGACATATACTTGACAAATCAGAACACTGAACTATCGTATCACAAGCTCAAAGCATGAACTAACAATTTGGTTATTTTCTTGGGATTGACAGGTGTGGTTAAATTCATTGTGGGCTGGTAGCATTTTGAAGTTGTCAACCCTTGTGTTTGGCTGGGTTTAGgcttatttcacacactgatcTTACTTAGTGCCAGTTCAAATGCAGATGGTGGTTACAGTTGATTTTTTTGACATCTTGCCATGTTCGTTGAACTAGTGAAAAACTTAATGTTAAGCAATCCAGTGACATCTTATTCATATTTTACAAGCAATCAGCTTATCAACAAAAGAGCACATTTTGCTGTTGCTAGTTACtataaaaattatcaaattGCTAGCAAACAGTTGATGGCAATGTCTAACCGGTACAAAGCTGTCGAAAATATTGTGAAGTTCTGTTTTTCCAGCAAGAGGAGGTGTTGGGTCGTGAGGACGAGAAGTCCGAGGGAGAAAGTGAAGAGGAGTCATCTGAGTATGAAGAGTACACAGACTCTGAGGAGGAGACAGGACCAAGGCTGAAACCTGTCTTTGTCAGAAAGTATGCATCAACCTTCAGTCGGCTTTACTTGTGTTAGAAGTCTGCTATTtatccagggcctagattttcaaagctgtctTAGGTcttagatagtcgtaagtgccatacattatcaTTAACTTACAGCTATCTTAGtgctgagagagcttcgaaaatctaggcccaggattTTGAATCAGGTgtaaattgtgtgtgtgtgtgtttgtgtgtttgtgtgtgggggGGGAGTAGGCGGGATGGCTGTACAAGACAATGCACAAGTCAAAATAGTTGGTAATTTGAGGAAACTTTTACACCTTTAGTGATTATGGGGAACTATTTTTATGGTACAAACATATCTGAATGAGGAGTAAGACTACAGAATACAGAATACCTTCATTGCAAAGCGAGTTTACTTTTAGTTAGGCTCAGGGTAAGGTTTAAGTTTAGGATTAGGGTTAGGATGACATGGCACCAAGCAATATGGCTGGTATGTATCCAGTATTCTGTAGTTTGTTCTGTGTATTTGAAATGTTGACTGGGTAGATCTGTTTGAGTTGAGTAGTCATGGTGTTATTGGTGTGATGTCCTTCAGGAGAGATCGTATCACTATCCAGGAGAAGGAGAGAGAAGAGCAGAAGTATCGAGACCATGAGACGGACATGAAGAAGATGGCCGAGGAAAGGAGGAAACAGACTCTCAAGGTCAGACTGTTAACACATGTCACATTATCAGTTCAGTTGCAAGCAAGTTTTAGAGACTTAGCAGACACTAGGCAGTTGCAGACATTGCAGACATAAAACAGTTGCAGATGTTGAAGCCTGAACAGTTCCAGACCCTGGATACTTGTTGATATTGCAGACTCTGGTCAGTTGCAGACGTAGACACAAGACAACGTTCTAGACACTGAAATGTTGAAGGCGTAACAGACCCAAAACATCTGCAGACAATGCCTTCATAATGGCAGTGGTAGACATATCAGACTGTAGACAAGTTGAAGTTGCACAATGTGTGCagagttttgtttgtattgCTAATTATCCATTGCACTCTTGTTTCTTCTGAATATACTTGATCTGTTGCTGTAGATGGTGGAGGACGAGGCACGACGGGAGGTGGAGGAACAGCACAAGATGAAGGATGCCCTGGACCTGGTGCCCACAGATGATGAGAACGATGAGGAGGAATACGAGAGCTGGAAGGTCCGAGAGTTGAGGAGACTCAAGCGAGACAGAGAAGAGAGAGAAAAGTAAGTATTGGATGTTTAAGAGATTAATGGGAGATTCTCTTATCACTGTCACCTAATGAAAAAGAGTATTTCTTGCAGTAGTGTCTGCTAACAAGTCCACAGATCGAGGGTACCTGCTCATAAAAGTGCATCTGCCGttgtaatatttgtaaaaatgtAATCACCCACAGCTCTTCGTACCAAGATTTCTTGAATTTAAACCCATGCAAAATACACCCCATGTGCCTGAAAATGGCCATTGCCCCCAATTCTAGACCCTTGGGCCTGAATTAAGATTTCTCATATTTATTTGTTGGGAGTGATGTCCCTTGGTAAAAGAACATGGTGAATAGTGAACTTTGATAGTGTAGTCAGGGGATTCCATGTCACTGGACTACTGAGACATTTCAGATATTTGACACTAAAATAAACCTCTCAAATGCAGTCCCCAAATTTAACACCAAGTCTTAATATGTTTTTTTAACTGATTACTGAAGGCGTGACTTATCGTTATCAAGCCAAGGTGCAAAATCCAGAAACACTCATTTGCAGTGTCAGGCTAGAAAATGTGATTGTAACTTTGTGTGTATTTCCAGCACTGAGAAGGAGAAGACTGAGATTGAGAAGGTCCGAGGTATGACAGAGGAGGAACGTCGTGTGGAGTTCCGCAACAATCCCCGCCAGGTCACCAACAAGGCTCCCAAGGGGAAGTACAAATTCCTGCAGAAGTACTACCACAGAGGCGCCTTCTTCATGGTCAGTGCAAGATATTGTTACTGCATCACTTGGACAGGACTTGTGCTGGTTATAGCTCACAATATGCAGATTGATAATCAGGGTTGAGTAACATTATTCATAGTATTCAAAGTACAAGCAGAAGCTTAAGATACTACTCTTTCTGGTGTTCAAAATTCTATTGAACTGAAAGGTCTTGCTATATACTTAGCAGGGGTATACCTATTTATTATAACTTGAAACTGGAGcagaaaagaaaataattatttgtttgtgcTCTTATTTGACCAATGGGTCTGTTGTCTAAATCTGTAATTTGATGTGTAGAGTTGTGCCCCTTGATaatgagtttgattcccagtttCCTTGATTATGTTttctggtttgtctgatccatacCATTTCTCGTTTTcaacaaaatggaaaacatCTGACACCACTTTTGGATTTTGTCCCATATTAATGTGACACATCACATTATAAGTAGAATATTGCTCAAACCTGCATTAAAACTTGGGTCATTGTCACTAGTGTTTTAAAGGGGTGGGCAATCTAAGGTGCCAGTCTAGTAGTCAAGGGAGCTTGGAGGTGCCGGGACAGAGCCCATGTGACTGTGTGTCAAAAACCTTAGATATACAGACCCTTTCAGAGTTGTCACAACCCtttgtgtacagtacacaatcctgtgcACTCAAAAGAACACACAAATCCCTTGGTAAATGGACAGATGATAGCCACAGGAATATGTGCAAGCACTTAGTTGTGTGTACAGCAACTTGCTGTAAACTaaaacaaagtactgtgactatgtgtcccagtccaccctgCTGTAAATGTTTACCTTGTTatgatgggaaagccacattaacttggtGCACCTAGTGaacagcaagagttgtatgaacctcagggagttgagattgaaaatatgatgtgccaTTGTGATGGCCATCCAGTGATTGAGAGAAAACAAGGCGCCTTTGATCAGTTGAACTGGATATTGAGGCTGTACAAATATTAATACATAATGAATCATTCATCGTCTTCAGGCATTAGATTTTATTTTAACAGTGCCAGTAGGAACCTACACTTTTCAGTGACAGATGATACATGGAATATCCAAGGAAAGGATGTTTCTCATTTAATAGTATGAATCTTGTTATTATGAATCAATACCTTGTTATATCActttatgtttgtgttgtaggatgatgatgaaggtgTCTTCAAGAGAGACTTCTCTGCCCCAACGCTGGAGGATCACTTTGACAAGACTATCCTGCCTAAAGTCATGCAGGTATGTACTCAGATTGTCAACCCTGCAATAGAGTCAGATTTACTATGATGAGACATCCATTTCGGGACAGTTAGTAGAcaatatatttttgtgttttattgctGCTGCAGACTTAGATAGGAAGGTTTGAGTATTAATGAGGTTAAATGGGTTGAAGTGCTGGACATAGTATCCATTTGGAAACTGGTCATTTAGTACTGTGCTCTGCTGATCAAAATTGCTCTGTCATATTTTGCTGTGTCATACTTTGTTGACTGAGAGTTGGAACAATGTTCCATACCTTAGTGACACTGTCATTGCAGTGGATATAGTACTGCTTGTATTACAGTTGTAGGTGATACTGATGTCCTTGCTATTGTTTGCAGGTCAAGAATTTTGGTCGTTCAGGTCGGACGAAGTACACACACTTACTTGACCAGGACACTACTCAGTTTGATTCCCCCTGGATATCTGACACTGCTCAGAATCTCAAGTTCCATGCTGCCAAGGGTGGCGGGATGAAGCAACATTTTGATAAACCCACTGTCAAGAGGAAGTAACAGACTCTCTGCACATTGAGCTTTAACTGCATTCTGTTTAAGGCCATTATAGTATGTTATGTGGTCTTTGTTGGGTCGAAAAGGACGTGGTTGAGATCAGATACATATATCTTTGTGAGGGGTTTAACAACAAATGAGCCCTTTGAAGAGAAGTGGCCATTGTGTTCCTGACCTTATCTACAGGATTACATGAGAGGAGATGTGTTGTGAAACTGGAACAACCTATAGTGCAGCGTCAAGGCCAAAAGAAGCCTGTCAAAAGATGTCTTGTACTGTACGATATTTCTTCAAATGGGCTTATGTTGATTTTCATCAGGATGTACATTTTAGGGTGGGGGTAAAGACCACTTCACAGCAATAATAGTTGACAATATATAGTTATGGGTATGAGAGTCAAGGAACCGACCATACGTTTTAGTCATGATCATGAATAACGAAGGCATTTGTAAGATTGGAAGAGATATTTCTGAGCTACTCTACTCCTGATTTCTTGACTGAAATCGGGACAGGTTATGATTCTCAAGGGAATTCACAAGGAcctattacatgtatttacattttttgtAAATGAAGCGTTTGCATTTTAATAATCAAGCATTGTACATAACATTATCATACATTGTATGAAATAAAAAGACAAGACGTAAAACGTGTGTTTTCTTCTCCTGGAACCTGTGGTACTCTGGTAGTTTATGTTGTCTGTATGGATCAAAATTGATATATATTGTTGTCATCTATGACGTCTGTGATAGTGATCAAGTTTGTACGAGATGCACAGCTGACAAGCCAGTCAAATGGGTGCACAAGATCACAGTAATTTCAGTTTCTTTagagggatggtggggtagcctaatggttcaaGTGTCTGCTTGTCACGATGGAGATCCGGttcattccctacatgggtacaatgtgtgaaacccattttgatgtctactgccatgatattgatgatatTACTGGATTACTATTAGATATGATATTACTGGCTCACTTATAAAAAAATACAGGCCGTGAGAAGTTATGGAAAACATTCACTCTTCTGGGGGCCTACCCTCTGTTAGGTAGCAACACTCTTATGAAATACGTATTTGCTGTGGGTGTATGTTGTTGAAGGATTGGGGAGAAATGGTggtcagcaacctatgcttgcgaTATGAGGCGACAAACGTCATTGCATCctaactgtgcagatcgattctcatgatattgatcatagGATTGTCTGATCCCGACTCAATTACCTACAGACTGCAGCTGTCCGCGGCCTAGAAATCCCAAAGCAAACAAGTAATAATTGTTGAAATACGCGTTGGTTATGTCCCTTTGCACATTCAGTATCAATATGTTCAGCTTGCttttattttcagtgatcccAGATATGCGGGTTACTCACAACATTTAGCTAAGAATTATAATACACTGACATGGTATAAATTCAAACCACTTTATTATATGGAGAAATTACACTGCATGCTTTCATCACCAGTCATACTCTTCAGAACATCACAATACGTTTTAATCTGTGAGGAGATAGTATAGAGTAATTGTTGCTGGCGCAAACGTATTGGATTTCCAGATATATCTTCTCCACCTCGGTGGTGAGAGAGAGCGTCGTGCCAAATTACCGCACAGGATGTTAAATTGCATTGCCAGCCCCAACTGACAAAGAATAGCGTCCATATGCtgtgtatagtgagtgagttcggtttcacaccgcttttatcaacattccagcaatatcacggcgggggacaccagaaatgggcttcacacattgtacccatttgtggaattgaacccgggtcttcggcgtgacaagcgaacgccttaaccactaggctaccccaccgcccctgttgTGTATAGTTCCCCAGTTCACTGCTAAGTCTGGCCCCAGATAACCGCCGATTCTTCTTAAAAATGTGGATAAATGATGTTTATAGGTAGACAAATGGCTGGTTCTTAAAGTGTACTTTATAATatgacacgtgaaggtcccggggtagaataggccttcagcaactcatgcttgccataaaaggcgactatgcttgtaagaccgactaacgggatcggggggtcaggctctctgacttggatgacacatagtccagactcgattatttacagaccgccaccatatagctgaatattgttgagtgcggagtaaaactaaactcactcatttattacTATTTGACATAACTGGAAATGTAAACTCCCTTGATATGGTTGAAATGGCTGGTTTACAAGAATGAACACACGTGCAGCTATCTTAAATAATCGATCAACCTAATTTGTTATTCTAATTCGTCATTCTGACGGGGACCATAGCCGCGAATACATGTAATACAAGCACGCaagcgcacgcacacacacagttCTATTGTCTCACCTTACTTAACCAGTAAACATAGCgcgttgtttgtttggtttgttactGAAGTTGTTCGCTGAATCGCTATTTTTTTCGAACTACTTTCTTTACTTCACGCACTATTTCTTTTAAGAAGTTTTTCGAGAAGTTTTTCAAGTCTCTAAAGTTATTCTCGTGATGAttcctggatgccgagttttctTTTCAGGCGCACaatttcataaggtttgaaaagtgttcgttgtgcgagaattgcgcttGCGTGATCCTGAAACTGCGCATGGTTATAAAATCACACGGAAATATAAAATGTTAATTTTCCTGTCCGTTGGTAGTAACTATCTCAGCGGTTTGAGGAatagatactgctaaatgttgtccaaaatgTTCTATGCGTTAAAAACAGTCAATTTCTCCGTGTCTTATCGTGCACCGATAAAAGCCCTCGGCTacgattttttttttataatttggcatctttacggaaagtgtgagcgaagaaaatcttgacatctgaacgacataaataagtgtatatgaaatggatttatgagCTAATATATTACGTcataataaaaatacaaatgacccgcaataaatgtaaaaaaaaatcgattttcatctatgacgtcaaacgtcgacagagaggtcatgcacgtataaagataagggggcgtaactccgctatgctttacattaagtcaatgtaactcagataaCAAGGCGAGAATTTGCTTTGGATACGgacattatatttttgttatgttttgttcacagtgaaccaaactattccagtaCAAAGTTcaccaatgtgagaggataccttttggtagtttcacaatttgtaggAAAAGATGCCAATGTCCTACATCAGAAAGCTAATAGCAATTTGGAtggccctatccgatacattctttagttcttagattccgatattctcctgtttgtgtagatgtattttgattaattttgcatcattattaacagagtaacagccacatCTGTTGTgaaataatgtaatgaaataactgaaaataatgtcacATTGCagatgacgtcatggcatgtatTGTGCTTTTTGTGACGTCGGGAAAAGACtacactggtttgctgattagtcTATATCTAACGTAATGTCCACTcagtgtgtaaaagatctcggtgtctgtgtcagaattcaacactttttagacaaaacataaaatgaatggttttaccactgaaatagtgtccggaatatatcaacaattagacggttttactacatatcatATTGTGAGGAACTCGCGCTCCTGtctggcatcaatttagcgcAAATGAAAATTTTAcaacctgaatattcattgaatattcatgtaGGATATAGACTTTCCTTCTTATGagtatgtaattatttcacttcataagtgtGAAacgaaaggtacaaagagatcgcttttttaGTATGGAACTATTAAAATATGGCCCTatggtttgtccaaattaagacatgacctggtttatacatttgtaaacaattttcgtataaatattgtttgagttagatattctgccatcaaatatgttttaatcgaatttgaattgactttattatctacAACAATGATTATTGTTGTTATGACTTTATTATCTACAACAATGATTATTGTTGTTAtgactttattatctaaaacaatgATTATTGTTGTTATGACTTTATTATCTACAACAATGATTATTGTTGTTATGACTTTATTATCTACAACAATGATTATTGTTGTTATGACTTTATTATCTACAACAATGATTATTGTTGTTATGACTTTATTATCTACAACAATGATTATTGTTGTTATGACTTTATTATCTACAACAATGATTATTGTTGTTATGACTTTATTATCTACATCAATGATTATTGTTGTTATGACTTTATTATCTACAACAATGATTATTGTTGTTATGACTTTATTATCTACAACAATGATTATTGTTGTTATGACTTTATTATCTACAACAATGATTATTGTTGTTATGACTTTATTATCTACAACAATGATTATTGTTGTTATGACTTTATTATCTACAACAATGATTATTGTTGTTAtgactttattatctaaaacGTGTTTGACACACTCGCACCAGGTaagtcaatattcataattgttttgtctataaaaacgacacaaaccaatgcaatgaacaagacaattcctttaaatatgtgtgcctctacatttcataaaatgtacaaatcattttcataaacattatcagctttacttataagttggacgTTGTTTACTAACCTGTTcacatgaaactgcaatatcCATCCCAACACTTTGAATACTGTACATCACACTTacctaaagcacatgttgcagtaatggcttcgtgtgatcttccaacccTTGTGCAGAGGTTTAtgatgtggtatagtacacttactgagtcaatgtcccatgtaaatatgattcaaacaatcaaaagctttcaaagaataaaaacatataCCTCATATCTACATATGATATGGTGttaaacatggatatatgtagatgctgaaatcagtttcatgaaaaaatatccgaacgatacgcaaaatatacgtCACAATTttgaaagtgcaatcggaatgatatggccattgtgtttactcttgttcaaccgaccttcatctcaaagaaattgcctaatatgtgcaacaatgttgacgagTCACATcgctaccgatgaccgatttctttcctTGATTCGGGGatctttgtacataaatgtgagatatAAGTAATCAGAATTGATCTGATTATctatgtattgttatatgttgtaAATggcggaagaagccagaaatacCGGCAAGTACCGTTGTAGTTCAGCGTGATTAatttttgcgtcagtcatggggTCAAGCTGCCCTAagagtttgacagtttcttatgaattatcaaatgattgcattgtatctaattttaatttgctatttcttactacgatactcttcccctgaatattctaagcgtattgagccattgtaagcattGATTACACGgttggatgttggaaaatttccagTTATCGCCGCGTACCAGTTATCGCCACTTTCTCGACACAGCGCATGCGCAGATCTGACCGTGtcaatttcattgtttttccaaGAAGAATTTTCAGATAGATGTTGGATACCCTAAAACCTTTCCATGGTtagtaaacaaatattcaaactAATAGGTAGAAGATTGTTTTTCTCTAAAATTGTAACAGCGGGGTAGGGGGGATGTCACGTCATCGATAGGGTGGGGCTGTAACATTTAAAAAGAGTCTTAAAACGTTACACCGACATATAACTTGTGTTTCTAGTTACAAAGTAACATTTTCCTATGTGGTTTTGTATAAGACTTCACATAAAAGATAAATACCACTTGAACATGTCCACGTTTTTGTCaatctttttcttcttcttactGACATCCGACATCTGCTAATCTGCGCGGATTTCAGTCATGGTCAGTTGAATTTGTAATGTTCTTGCGTTGTGTGAacttaaattttaaaaaatacttaCCAGATTTgcatattgtttcaaaagaCTCAACTAATAAAAATTCCATAACAATCATCCGGTTATTTCACTGCAACTTTGTAATAACATCgaccacaacaaaacacaacgaCCCACTTAAgatcttttatttattttattttaaaataacatgaaacagATACAAAtcttatttaaaaaatgataactgtatttcttttatttagTATACAAACGCCTACCAATCTATTGGAATACGCACGTGTTTTGTCTACGAAATTTACCGACAGTCAATACAAGTTAATATAAAGAGAAAATACATCTGGTGGTCCAAGGTCGGAATATCAGTTAAGCTGCATGCTTAAA
It encodes:
- the LOC137261369 gene encoding microfibrillar-associated protein 1-like, producing MANRPKVPIQSTAGAIPIRNEKGDIAMEKVKVTRYVTGKRPDYAPESSSDEEQEQFELAQKKKMVVEETEEVETTANEIQDRRLRRLQERVVDDSDDEDDRVARHRREVIEPEIIQYMSEDDDDRGRGKDEEESSEEEEELDDEEIERRRALLRQRALQRREDEVEQEEVLGREDEKSEGESEEESSEYEEYTDSEEETGPRLKPVFVRKRDRITIQEKEREEQKYRDHETDMKKMAEERRKQTLKMVEDEARREVEEQHKMKDALDLVPTDDENDEEEYESWKVRELRRLKRDREERENTEKEKTEIEKVRGMTEEERRVEFRNNPRQVTNKAPKGKYKFLQKYYHRGAFFMDDDEGVFKRDFSAPTLEDHFDKTILPKVMQVKNFGRSGRTKYTHLLDQDTTQFDSPWISDTAQNLKFHAAKGGGMKQHFDKPTVKRK